ATCTATGGATCATGATTTAGCCATGGCCAAATTAAATTTAGCTGGAATTGCCTTTACTAAAAACAGAAAAAACGAATCTAAATTACTGCTTAAAGAAGCCGAAAAATTAGATAAGCGTAACATGCTAGCAGATCAGATTAAAATGATGAAAGAAAACATGAAGCGTTCTCAAGGGCCAAACCAACATTATGGTCAGAATCAAATGCGTGGAAGAAGACGTTAATTTATAGTAACGGAGACCATAGTCGGCAATAGGATTCTTTTAGTTTACAAAACTTGGAACGCTGTTGCCATTTTTCTAAAATAAGTTCTTCACTATCTTCAAGGTCTTCTAAAAAAATAGTTTTAAGTTCAACACTTGTTTCTTCATTATAGATAAGGGCGTTAATTTCAAAATTAATATTAAAACTCCTGTAATCTAAATTTGCCGTTCCAATCGTAGAAAACAAATCATCTACTACCATTGTTTTTGCATGAATAAAGCCTTTAGTGTAGCGGTACACTTTTACTTTTGCTTCTAACAAGCGCTCAATATGTGAGTTGGTGGCATGTTTAGCTGTCCAAGAATCGGACGTTTTTGGAATAAGTAATCGCACATCCAAACCAATCTTTGCTGCCACCTGCAAAGCAGTAACAATTTCATCATTGGGAATAAAATAAGGTGTGGTGATATATACATAATCTTCAGCCGTATTAATGGCTACAAACATAGCTTCCATAATATTTGCCCAATCTGTATCGGGTCCACTTGCTGCAATTTGAACGGCCTTGGTGGATTCAATTTGAACATGAGGGAATAACTCTGAAGAAATTTTACAACTAGAATTAGATACAAAGTCCCAGGTCATTAAAAAATGTACTTGAAGTGGTTTTAAGGCTTCGCCTACTATTCGTAAATGGGTATCGCGCCAATAGGAATCGCCATCTTTATAATTCACATAGCTGTCCGATATATTTACACCGCCCACATAGCCTATTTTTCCATCAATAATAGCAATTTTCCGATGGTTTCTATAGTTCATTTTACCCGTGAAATTGGGAAACAAAACAGGCATAAACGCATAAAATTCTATACCACTTTGGCGCATTTTTCTTTTAGTTCGCCATGACATTTTACTTCCCACATCATCAAAAGTTAAGCGGACTTTAATACCTTCCTTCGCTTTATCACAAAGAATATCAATAAGTTTTGTTCCAATATTATCGTCTTTTAAAATGTAGTATTCTAAATGAATATGATGTTTGGCACTTTTTAGATCTTCAAATAATAACTCAAATTTCTTCTTCGCATTTTTAATTATTTGAAGTTCATTATGTAATGTTACAGGCGTGTTTTTATTGTTGTTAAGGAGGTAAACGAGTTTAATTTTTTCGTCTAAATAATCATCCAAATTATGAAGTTGGCTTTCACTTAACTCAAAATCTCTCCCCAGATTCTGAATAATTTGTTCGTTGAGAACATTTTTTCGATTGAAAATTTTATTCTTTCGGTATTCTTGCCCAAAAAAGTAATAAACTATCAGTCCTAAAAATGGAAAAACCACCAAAAC
Above is a window of Bizionia sp. M204 DNA encoding:
- the cls gene encoding cardiolipin synthase, which translates into the protein MLDFLKDNIWILAIILNYVLAISAAITILFKNINPTKTLSFIMVLVVFPFLGLIVYYFFGQEYRKNKIFNRKNVLNEQIIQNLGRDFELSESQLHNLDDYLDEKIKLVYLLNNNKNTPVTLHNELQIIKNAKKKFELLFEDLKSAKHHIHLEYYILKDDNIGTKLIDILCDKAKEGIKVRLTFDDVGSKMSWRTKRKMRQSGIEFYAFMPVLFPNFTGKMNYRNHRKIAIIDGKIGYVGGVNISDSYVNYKDGDSYWRDTHLRIVGEALKPLQVHFLMTWDFVSNSSCKISSELFPHVQIESTKAVQIAASGPDTDWANIMEAMFVAINTAEDYVYITTPYFIPNDEIVTALQVAAKIGLDVRLLIPKTSDSWTAKHATNSHIERLLEAKVKVYRYTKGFIHAKTMVVDDLFSTIGTANLDYRSFNINFEINALIYNEETSVELKTIFLEDLEDSEELILEKWQQRSKFCKLKESYCRLWSPLL